Proteins found in one Subtercola endophyticus genomic segment:
- a CDS encoding amidohydrolase family protein has translation MTKNSSTLFFGANVIVGDGSDPVEGTALLVKNGLIVGSGSVSNLAVPDDVERVDLTGSTIMPTIVNPHIHAGYLKGASTEAVNFSRENILDHLRRFVYYGVSVVQSLGTDRDDIELTIRNEQRSGALNDPELALLFSASRGIAAPTPGQENGGAFFAPDAILEAATPEQGREHVRLLVEKNPDVIKFWVDDRNGTKVKMTPDVYAAIIDEAHLLGKKVIAHIYELDDAKGVVRAGVDGTAHMVRAPGPDEELLALMTANDSFVFTSMSIQKMMVDGDGWLDDAALAETVDAATRQSFKAMIGQASPEIATMMTSGYRVLEAGLLQYHNAGVRVLLSGDTGVISQFPGFAEHRELEAMVLAGMPAADAIVSATLLPAQMLGLDDRGSLEVGKRADFIVLEANPLDDISNTKRIADVYIAGSKIDRGALRAGFQEEHHV, from the coding sequence ATGACGAAGAACTCTTCCACCCTGTTTTTCGGGGCGAATGTCATCGTCGGCGATGGTTCGGATCCTGTCGAAGGCACCGCTCTGCTCGTGAAGAACGGTCTGATCGTGGGCTCGGGCAGCGTCTCGAACCTGGCGGTTCCCGACGATGTCGAGCGAGTGGATCTCACGGGGTCGACCATCATGCCGACCATCGTCAACCCGCACATCCACGCCGGCTATCTGAAGGGCGCCTCGACCGAAGCGGTGAACTTCTCCCGCGAGAACATCCTCGACCACCTTCGGAGGTTCGTCTACTACGGCGTGAGTGTCGTGCAGTCGCTGGGAACAGACCGTGACGATATCGAACTCACGATCAGGAATGAACAGCGTTCTGGGGCCTTGAACGATCCCGAACTCGCGTTGCTGTTCAGCGCGTCCAGGGGAATCGCGGCTCCGACACCCGGGCAGGAGAACGGCGGCGCCTTCTTCGCCCCCGACGCGATTTTGGAGGCGGCGACACCCGAACAGGGTCGCGAGCACGTGCGATTGCTGGTCGAGAAGAACCCCGACGTCATAAAGTTCTGGGTCGACGATCGCAACGGCACGAAGGTCAAGATGACCCCCGATGTCTACGCCGCGATCATCGATGAAGCCCATCTGCTGGGCAAGAAGGTCATCGCCCACATCTACGAGCTCGACGATGCCAAGGGCGTCGTGCGCGCCGGCGTCGACGGAACGGCTCACATGGTGCGCGCTCCCGGCCCGGATGAGGAATTGCTCGCGCTGATGACCGCGAATGACTCGTTCGTTTTCACGTCGATGAGCATTCAGAAGATGATGGTCGACGGTGACGGCTGGCTGGATGATGCTGCCCTCGCCGAGACAGTGGATGCGGCAACACGCCAGAGCTTCAAAGCCATGATCGGCCAGGCGTCGCCAGAGATCGCAACCATGATGACCTCGGGTTACCGTGTGCTCGAGGCGGGTCTGCTGCAGTACCACAACGCTGGAGTGCGAGTTCTGCTCTCGGGTGACACCGGAGTCATCTCGCAATTTCCGGGATTCGCCGAGCACCGCGAGCTCGAAGCCATGGTGCTCGCGGGCATGCCAGCGGCCGACGCAATCGTGTCTGCAACTCTTCTGCCCGCGCAGATGCTCGGCCTCGACGACCGCGGGTCGCTCGAGGTCGGTAAGCGCGCCGACTTCATCGTGCTCGAGGCGAATCCGCTCGACGATATTTCGAACACCAAGAGGATCGCCGACGTGTACATCGCCGGCTCGAAGATAGACCGCGGCGCACTGCGCGCGGGTTTTCAGGAGGAACACCATGTCTAA
- a CDS encoding SDR family oxidoreductase has protein sequence MSKPVLVVIGAGGMGAAIARRLGFGKTLVLADFAEAPLQRLTESMRGDGYDAIAQTVNVSDRESVAALAEVAAGLGPVTGVAHTAGLSPEQAPVAAILAVDLVGVAIVLDEFQHVIAEGGAGVVISSMGGHMGNYPVEVQQALAATPTDELLNLPFLAADVLTNAGAAYSIAKRANQLRVTAAAATWGERGARINSISPGIISTPMGQLELAGAGGAGMRAMLEASATKRLGTPEDIANATEFLLDPRSSFITGTDILVDGGVISALRSGLLTIPGV, from the coding sequence ATGTCTAAACCAGTTCTCGTTGTCATCGGAGCGGGCGGGATGGGCGCTGCTATCGCCCGCCGGCTCGGCTTCGGAAAAACGCTCGTTCTCGCCGATTTCGCCGAGGCTCCGCTGCAGCGACTCACGGAATCGATGCGCGGCGACGGTTACGATGCCATCGCACAGACGGTGAATGTCAGCGACCGCGAGTCGGTAGCCGCACTCGCTGAGGTCGCGGCCGGCCTCGGGCCGGTCACGGGCGTCGCCCACACCGCTGGGCTCTCACCGGAGCAGGCTCCCGTTGCTGCGATTCTCGCCGTCGATCTGGTCGGCGTCGCAATTGTGCTCGACGAATTCCAGCACGTCATTGCCGAAGGTGGCGCTGGTGTCGTGATCTCCAGCATGGGCGGTCACATGGGCAACTATCCGGTCGAGGTGCAGCAGGCGCTTGCCGCGACTCCGACAGATGAACTGCTGAATCTGCCGTTCCTCGCTGCAGACGTTCTGACGAACGCCGGCGCGGCCTACTCCATCGCGAAGCGAGCGAACCAGCTGCGGGTAACGGCTGCGGCCGCGACGTGGGGCGAGCGGGGTGCGCGAATCAACTCGATCAGCCCCGGCATCATCTCGACGCCGATGGGACAGCTCGAACTGGCAGGCGCCGGCGGCGCAGGCATGCGGGCGATGCTCGAGGCCTCGGCGACGAAGCGACTCGGTACTCCTGAAGACATTGCGAACGCGACGGAGTTCTTGCTCGACCCGCGATCCAGTTTCATCACCGGCACAGATATTCTCGTCGACGGCGGAGTCATCTCTGCGCTTCGTTCCGGCTTGCTCACCATCCCTGGGGTGTGA
- a CDS encoding PaaI family thioesterase, protein MVELGPLTPDLADSTSARLAATIRQLIGLANSGRFSDEGARSALTQLEQTIADLAGSAESERVAMSPLRYFASNPVSGAFNPLAPPVLMEVVDGPEGGPREIRGTVNFAQEYEGPPRLVHGGYVAAALDDSLGMANFVADMGALTGTLTIRYRKPTPLRTNLRIEARCLGRDGRKISAWAGLYLDDLLLAEADGLFIEVGQAQMDAMSTPAS, encoded by the coding sequence ATGGTTGAACTCGGCCCCCTCACACCCGACCTCGCAGACAGCACCAGTGCCCGACTGGCCGCGACGATTCGGCAATTGATCGGTCTCGCTAATTCAGGCAGGTTCTCAGACGAAGGGGCTCGCAGTGCCCTGACCCAGCTCGAACAGACGATCGCAGATCTCGCCGGGAGCGCCGAATCCGAACGCGTCGCAATGTCGCCGCTTCGCTATTTCGCGTCGAATCCCGTCTCAGGCGCGTTCAATCCGCTTGCCCCACCTGTTCTGATGGAGGTGGTCGACGGCCCCGAGGGTGGCCCTCGCGAGATTCGCGGAACCGTGAATTTCGCGCAGGAATACGAGGGGCCGCCCCGCTTGGTGCATGGCGGGTACGTAGCCGCTGCGCTCGACGACTCGCTCGGCATGGCCAACTTCGTGGCAGATATGGGTGCGCTTACGGGCACCCTCACTATTCGATACCGCAAGCCGACTCCCCTGCGAACAAACCTGCGCATCGAGGCTCGCTGCCTGGGCCGCGACGGACGCAAGATCAGCGCGTGGGCGGGTCTATATCTCGATGACCTCCTGCTTGCCGAAGCCGACGGGCTCTTCATCGAGGTCGGTCAGGCACAGATGGATGCGATGAGCACGCCGGCGAGCTGA